A single window of Synechococcus sp. CBW1004 DNA harbors:
- a CDS encoding alpha/beta hydrolase, which yields MTTDTWIWTTADGLRLVARRWTPSGPPKAVIALLHGLGSHVERHAAVAGALCVAGYAVAGFDQRGFGRSQGRRGHTPSLQAYLEDIAAFLAQLSRRWPGLPQVLYGHSMGALLALAFTLMRRSAVVGVMATSPALSSRVAEQRCKLLLVRLFGRLLPTLSLDNGLDLSQLSRDPAVQALVEADPLCHRRVTTAWGLALLQAIALVEAQASQFPVPLLLLHGTDDAIAYPCGSQRFAASAPAERLTLQLFQGFRHELHSDPERELVFARMVEWLDGLLGNRSQP from the coding sequence ATGACCACCGACACCTGGATCTGGACGACCGCCGACGGTCTGCGTCTGGTTGCCAGGAGATGGACCCCTTCAGGCCCGCCGAAAGCGGTGATCGCCCTGCTGCATGGCCTCGGCTCCCATGTGGAGCGCCATGCGGCGGTGGCCGGAGCCCTGTGCGTCGCCGGCTATGCCGTGGCCGGTTTTGACCAGCGGGGATTCGGCCGCTCCCAGGGCCGGCGTGGACACACCCCGTCGCTGCAGGCCTATCTCGAGGACATTGCGGCGTTTCTGGCCCAGTTGAGCCGGCGCTGGCCAGGGCTGCCCCAGGTGCTTTACGGCCACAGCATGGGGGCGCTTCTGGCCCTGGCGTTCACGCTGATGCGCCGATCGGCAGTCGTTGGTGTGATGGCCACGTCGCCCGCCCTGAGCAGCCGGGTGGCCGAGCAGCGCTGCAAGCTGCTGCTGGTGCGACTGTTCGGGCGGCTGCTGCCCACCCTGTCGCTGGACAACGGTCTCGATCTCTCCCAGCTCAGCCGCGATCCGGCGGTGCAGGCCCTGGTGGAGGCCGATCCCCTCTGCCACCGGCGGGTCACCACCGCCTGGGGGCTGGCACTGCTGCAGGCGATCGCCCTGGTGGAGGCCCAGGCCAGCCAGTTCCCGGTGCCGTTGCTGCTGCTGCATGGCACAGACGATGCGATCGCCTATCCCTGCGGGAGCCAGCGCTTCGCTGCCTCCGCCCCGGCGGAGCGGCTGACGTTGCAGCTCTTCCAGGGATTCCGCCACGAACTGCACAGCGATCCGGAGCGAGAGCTGGTGTTCGCGCGGATGGTGGAGTGGCTGGATGGGCTGCTGGGGAACCGATCGCAGCCGTGA
- the bchI gene encoding magnesium chelatase ATPase subunit I, whose amino-acid sequence MSQSRTRRVFPFTAIVGQEEMKLALLLNVIDPRIGGVMIMGDRGTGKSTTIRALADLLPEIDVVAGDPYNSSPSDPDLQSAEVRSRAEHGETLPIEQRQVPMVDLPLGATEDRLCGTIDIEKALSEGVRAFEPGLLAKANRGLLYVDEVNLLDDHLVDVLLDSAASGWNTVEREGVSVRHPARFVLIGSGNPEEGELRPQLLDRFGMSVEVRTVRDPQLRVQVVDQRTAFDDDPEGFSVQVQEIQDGLQARVVEAQQRLPQVEIDDDLRIRISAVCGELDVDGLRGDIVTNRAARALAAFEGRTEVTEDDVARVVACCLRHRLRKDPLETIDSGDRVVKVFCKVFERGEPSDRSAFQLALAA is encoded by the coding sequence GTGAGTCAGTCCAGGACGCGCAGGGTCTTCCCCTTCACCGCCATCGTCGGCCAGGAGGAGATGAAGCTCGCCCTGCTGCTCAACGTGATCGATCCACGCATCGGCGGCGTGATGATCATGGGCGACCGGGGCACCGGCAAGAGCACCACGATCCGGGCTCTGGCCGATCTGCTGCCCGAGATCGATGTGGTGGCCGGCGACCCTTACAACAGCTCCCCCAGCGACCCCGACCTCCAGAGCGCCGAGGTGCGCAGCCGGGCTGAGCACGGCGAGACGCTGCCGATCGAGCAGCGGCAGGTGCCGATGGTGGACCTGCCCCTGGGCGCCACCGAAGACCGCCTCTGCGGCACGATCGACATCGAGAAGGCGCTCAGTGAGGGCGTGCGTGCCTTTGAGCCCGGCCTGCTGGCCAAGGCCAATCGCGGCCTGCTCTACGTCGATGAGGTGAACCTGCTCGACGACCACCTGGTGGACGTGCTGCTCGATTCGGCCGCCTCGGGCTGGAACACGGTGGAGCGCGAGGGCGTCAGCGTGCGCCACCCGGCCCGCTTCGTGCTCATCGGCTCCGGCAACCCGGAGGAGGGCGAGCTGCGGCCGCAGCTGCTCGATCGCTTCGGCATGAGCGTCGAGGTGCGCACCGTGCGCGATCCTCAGCTGCGGGTGCAGGTGGTGGATCAGCGCACCGCCTTCGACGACGACCCCGAGGGCTTCAGCGTCCAGGTGCAGGAGATCCAGGACGGACTCCAGGCGCGGGTGGTAGAGGCCCAGCAGCGGCTGCCGCAGGTGGAGATCGACGACGACCTGCGCATCCGCATCTCGGCGGTGTGCGGCGAGCTCGATGTGGACGGCCTGCGCGGCGACATCGTCACCAACCGGGCCGCCCGGGCCCTGGCGGCGTTCGAGGGCCGCACCGAGGTGACCGAGGACGACGTGGCCCGGGTGGTGGCCTGCTGTCTGCGCCATCGCCTGCGCAAGGACCCGCTCGAGACGATCGACTCGGGCGACCGGGTGGTGAAGGTGTTCTGCAAGGTGTTCGAGCGCGGCGAGCCCTCGGACCGCAGCGCCTTCCAGCTGGCGCTGGCGGCCTGA
- a CDS encoding DUF3370 domain-containing protein has protein sequence MAASPAVVANGAPAPAAQPTPAPSAPAARPQPQLRQQAVAPLSGSLDAVPLINDNNPELIKEPGILLSTFNPATGWNGQPLPVAGAHLNSPVNGVFGLFSHHVYAGKPETLDSTLWLAVVAAPRGSRPVTLRLLNGSTALSQSPDGKQPSAPFLPLPTLLEQGATPVWAGPGSRVATELLRRQRSPLIPASWTLPAGQLSTLLVLPIPVRGLDPLLNGLNLQLRLQSDGPLDVATLAAFGPNDQPPSPASWAPLLQGGLSSREHAPTPRGASGGMIYSRVSGIQQGSVWRARLGDPGPAGLPLIRAPISWPIASLERGSLGTAQVQTAELTAFYPGTAWAAHGNYGVEYDLTLPLVNDGRSRSGVQVAFESPLKADAAQGGLRFLPTPGPGVTFRGTVEVSGLDGPDGRAQGRRSFHVVLRSGQSGPVLGTVTLDPGARREVRVRLIYPADATPPQVLTLLPLTAPSPAPSASTARP, from the coding sequence ATGGCGGCATCGCCTGCGGTCGTGGCCAATGGGGCTCCGGCTCCCGCCGCCCAACCCACCCCGGCGCCGTCCGCGCCTGCAGCCCGCCCACAGCCGCAGCTGCGCCAGCAGGCTGTGGCCCCCCTGAGCGGCAGTCTCGATGCGGTGCCGCTGATCAACGACAACAACCCCGAGCTGATCAAGGAGCCGGGGATCCTGCTGTCCACGTTCAATCCGGCCACCGGCTGGAACGGTCAGCCCCTGCCGGTGGCCGGCGCCCACCTGAACAGTCCCGTCAACGGGGTCTTCGGCCTGTTCAGTCACCATGTCTATGCCGGCAAGCCCGAGACGCTCGATTCGACGCTGTGGCTGGCGGTGGTGGCGGCGCCGCGTGGCAGCAGGCCCGTGACCCTGCGGCTGCTGAACGGGTCCACGGCCTTGTCCCAGTCCCCCGATGGCAAGCAGCCCTCCGCGCCGTTCCTGCCGCTGCCGACGCTGCTGGAGCAAGGCGCCACGCCGGTGTGGGCGGGCCCGGGCAGCCGGGTGGCCACCGAGCTGCTGCGCCGGCAGCGCAGCCCTCTGATCCCCGCCAGCTGGACCCTGCCCGCGGGGCAGCTGAGCACGCTGCTGGTGCTCCCGATTCCGGTGCGGGGTCTCGACCCGTTGCTCAACGGCCTCAACCTGCAGCTGCGCCTGCAGAGCGATGGACCGCTGGATGTGGCCACCCTGGCGGCCTTCGGCCCCAATGACCAGCCGCCTTCCCCAGCCAGCTGGGCGCCACTGCTGCAGGGAGGGCTCAGTTCGCGCGAGCACGCCCCCACGCCCAGGGGCGCCAGCGGCGGGATGATCTACTCGCGCGTCAGCGGCATCCAGCAGGGCAGCGTCTGGCGAGCCCGCCTCGGCGATCCGGGCCCCGCCGGCCTGCCGCTGATCCGGGCGCCGATCTCCTGGCCGATCGCTTCCCTGGAACGCGGCAGCCTCGGTACGGCCCAGGTGCAGACCGCCGAGCTCACGGCCTTCTACCCGGGCACCGCCTGGGCCGCCCACGGCAACTACGGCGTCGAATACGACCTGACGCTGCCGCTGGTGAATGACGGCCGCAGCCGCAGCGGTGTGCAGGTGGCCTTTGAATCGCCGCTCAAGGCCGATGCCGCCCAGGGCGGCCTGCGCTTCCTGCCGACTCCCGGCCCGGGGGTGACCTTCCGCGGCACGGTGGAGGTCAGCGGGCTGGACGGCCCCGACGGCCGGGCCCAGGGGCGACGCAGTTTCCACGTGGTGTTGCGAAGCGGCCAGAGCGGCCCGGTGCTGGGCACGGTGACGCTCGATCCCGGCGCCCGGCGCGAGGTGCGGGTGCGGCTGATCTACCCGGCCGATGCGACGCCGCCGCAGGTGCTGACCCTGCTGCCGCTGACGGCGCCATCTCCGGCTCCATCAGCCTCCACGGCCAGGCCCTGA
- a CDS encoding serine hydrolase has translation MTTGRPPRSRRSPWIAPLLLLLRLAVMGLGLGVIAGTGLKLLAPRLAQGAVGVPKADPTPHLRPSGGLSSGRFEPRRELAGLSETWKKLAAAQKGLTASGYLLVLDDGRYAQLQPDLPLPAASAIKTPILLVGLEDLDAGKLRWNEPLTMTKELVGGGAGWMANKPVGTRFPFFEAATEMIRVSDNSATNLLIKRLGGKQAINARFRALGLPSTEVKNWLPDLDGTNTTSSRDLARSIALVDTSEKLSPRARDLFRGILGTSGTNTLIPLGMLMGLGKDSSDPDSELLPLGITVLNKTGDIGIAYADAALIELPNGQRAVAAFMVKGPFNDPRSAELIRKMAGAVAKTLVVKG, from the coding sequence GTGACCACCGGCCGCCCGCCCCGCTCCCGCCGCAGCCCCTGGATTGCCCCGCTGCTGCTGCTGTTACGGCTGGCGGTGATGGGGCTGGGGCTGGGGGTGATCGCAGGTACGGGCCTGAAGCTGCTGGCACCGCGTCTGGCCCAGGGGGCGGTGGGGGTGCCCAAGGCCGATCCCACGCCCCATCTGCGCCCCAGCGGCGGCCTGTCGAGCGGTCGCTTCGAGCCGCGACGGGAGCTGGCGGGGCTGAGCGAGACCTGGAAGAAGCTGGCGGCGGCCCAGAAGGGCCTCACCGCCAGCGGCTATCTGCTGGTGCTGGATGACGGCCGCTACGCCCAGCTGCAGCCCGATCTGCCCCTGCCCGCCGCCAGTGCGATCAAGACGCCGATCCTGCTGGTGGGCCTGGAGGATCTCGATGCCGGCAAGCTGCGCTGGAACGAGCCCCTGACGATGACGAAGGAGCTGGTCGGAGGCGGCGCCGGCTGGATGGCGAACAAGCCGGTGGGAACGCGCTTCCCCTTCTTCGAGGCCGCCACCGAGATGATCCGGGTGAGCGACAACAGCGCCACCAACCTGCTGATCAAGCGCCTCGGCGGCAAGCAGGCCATCAACGCCCGCTTCCGTGCCCTGGGCCTGCCCTCGACCGAGGTGAAGAACTGGCTGCCCGATCTTGATGGCACCAACACCACCAGCAGCCGCGACCTGGCCCGCTCGATCGCTCTGGTGGACACCAGCGAGAAGCTCAGCCCCCGGGCCCGCGACCTGTTCCGCGGCATCCTTGGCACCTCCGGCACGAACACGCTGATCCCGCTGGGGATGCTGATGGGCCTCGGCAAGGACTCCTCCGATCCCGACAGTGAGCTGCTGCCCCTGGGCATCACGGTGCTCAACAAGACCGGTGACATCGGCATCGCCTACGCCGACGCCGCCCTGATCGAGCTGCCCAACGGACAGCGGGCGGTGGCGGCCTTCATGGTCAAGGGCCCGTTCAACGACCCACGCTCCGCCGAGCTGATCCGCAAGATGGCCGGTGCCGTCGCCAAAACACTGGTGGTGAAGGGATGA
- a CDS encoding RNA methyltransferase has protein sequence MSLHLVLVEPSGPLNVGSVARLCANFGLTELRLVAPRCDPLDAEARRMAVHGLPLLENARRFASLADALADCRRVVACTGRLEGPPLPLEEPSACLPWLLGGPGMETPGTDGPAASLVFGREDRGLSNDELLQAGRLLTLSTDPAYTSLNLSHAVALVLHELHRLRRPPAAPAPQPAGVPPAGESEEDPCARGELEAALTDAQALLLEVGYLHPHTARARMAKLRALLQRARIRTPEVALLRGMVCQLRWASRRPCADDARH, from the coding sequence ATGAGCCTGCATCTGGTGCTGGTGGAGCCGTCCGGGCCGTTGAACGTGGGCAGCGTCGCCCGCCTCTGCGCCAATTTCGGCCTGACGGAGCTGCGCCTGGTGGCGCCCCGCTGCGATCCGCTCGATGCGGAGGCACGGCGGATGGCCGTGCATGGCCTGCCGCTGCTGGAGAACGCCCGCCGCTTCGCCAGCCTGGCCGATGCGTTGGCCGACTGCCGCCGCGTGGTGGCCTGCACCGGGCGGCTGGAGGGGCCGCCGCTACCCCTGGAGGAGCCCTCGGCCTGCCTGCCGTGGTTGCTGGGCGGTCCAGGGATGGAGACCCCGGGAACCGACGGGCCGGCGGCGTCGCTGGTCTTCGGCCGCGAGGACCGGGGGCTGAGCAACGACGAGCTGCTGCAGGCCGGCAGGCTGCTGACGCTGTCCACCGATCCGGCCTACACCTCCCTGAACCTCTCGCATGCCGTGGCGCTGGTGCTGCACGAGCTCCACCGTCTGCGCCGGCCTCCTGCGGCGCCCGCCCCGCAGCCGGCTGGGGTGCCGCCTGCGGGCGAATCCGAGGAGGACCCCTGTGCCCGCGGCGAACTCGAGGCGGCGCTGACCGACGCCCAGGCCCTGCTGCTGGAGGTGGGCTACCTCCATCCCCACACCGCCCGGGCCCGCATGGCCAAGCTGCGGGCGCTGCTGCAACGGGCTCGCATCCGCACGCCGGAGGTGGCTCTGCTGCGCGGCATGGTGTGCCAGTTGCGCTGGGCAAGCCGCCGCCCTTGTGCTGACGACGCACGCCACTAG
- a CDS encoding c-type cytochrome: MTGPSPSAVPPPALEAAAPEVGDGLSGRFTLARALLLVALLALALVLLVGWLPARRSDPYTRATLALQGSAGDGGRLFRLNCAGCHGLAAQGLVGPNLHGVVHRKNDRQLIQQVVSGRTPPMPRFQPEPQAMADLLAFLHSLPD; the protein is encoded by the coding sequence GTGACCGGCCCTTCCCCCAGCGCCGTCCCCCCACCCGCCCTGGAGGCCGCTGCCCCCGAGGTCGGGGACGGGCTGTCCGGGCGCTTCACCCTGGCGCGGGCCCTGCTGCTGGTGGCCCTGCTGGCCCTGGCCCTGGTGTTGCTGGTGGGCTGGCTGCCGGCGCGGCGCAGCGATCCCTATACGCGCGCCACGCTGGCGTTGCAGGGCTCGGCCGGCGATGGCGGCCGTCTGTTCCGGCTCAACTGCGCCGGCTGCCATGGCCTGGCCGCGCAGGGGCTGGTGGGGCCGAATCTGCACGGGGTGGTGCATCGCAAGAACGACCGCCAGCTGATCCAGCAGGTGGTGAGCGGCCGCACGCCGCCGATGCCCCGCTTCCAGCCTGAACCGCAGGCGATGGCCGATCTTCTGGCCTTCCTGCACAGCCTGCCGGACTGA
- the petG gene encoding cytochrome b6-f complex subunit V, with protein sequence MIEPLLCGIVLGLIPVTLVGLFVAAWNQYRRGSALGG encoded by the coding sequence ATGATCGAACCCCTCCTCTGCGGCATCGTGCTCGGACTGATTCCGGTGACCCTGGTGGGCCTGTTCGTCGCCGCCTGGAACCAGTACCGCCGTGGCAGCGCCCTGGGCGGCTGA
- a CDS encoding RsmD family RNA methyltransferase, with product MTLRLSGGRRLQSPPGDTARPTAARVRQAVLNLLAAELPACRWLDLCCGSGVMACEALQRGAAEVVAIERDRRVASVARANLEAVAAGMGTPAPRVRVIQADARRWLASRAPDSGVGGRREADCLPAFERQTGRDGRPMDRGEQERPFDLIYCDPPWPAGLHGPLTEAVAREGWIQPGGTLVWECPSDAVPLPPAGWTLRDQRRYGGSTVVLLEPV from the coding sequence GTGACGCTGCGCCTCAGCGGCGGTCGCCGGCTGCAGAGCCCGCCGGGGGACACGGCCCGTCCCACGGCGGCGCGGGTGCGTCAGGCCGTGCTCAATCTGCTGGCGGCGGAACTGCCGGCATGTCGCTGGCTGGATCTGTGCTGCGGCAGTGGTGTGATGGCGTGTGAGGCCCTGCAGCGCGGTGCCGCCGAGGTGGTGGCCATCGAGCGTGACCGGCGTGTGGCGTCGGTGGCCAGGGCCAACCTGGAGGCGGTGGCCGCCGGGATGGGCACGCCTGCGCCACGGGTGCGGGTGATCCAGGCAGACGCGCGCCGGTGGCTCGCCAGTCGCGCGCCCGATTCCGGGGTCGGCGGCCGCCGGGAGGCTGACTGTTTACCCGCGTTCGAGAGGCAGACAGGGCGCGATGGGCGCCCAATGGATCGTGGGGAACAGGAGCGGCCGTTCGATCTGATCTACTGCGATCCGCCCTGGCCCGCGGGACTGCACGGACCTCTCACAGAGGCGGTGGCGCGGGAAGGGTGGATTCAGCCCGGAGGCACCCTGGTGTGGGAGTGCCCCAGTGATGCGGTGCCGCTGCCGCCGGCCGGCTGGACACTGCGGGATCAGCGGCGCTATGGCGGCAGCACGGTGGTGCTGCTGGAACCGGTATGA
- the hisH gene encoding imidazole glycerol phosphate synthase subunit HisH, with amino-acid sequence MGRIGLIDYGMGNLHSVQRAFERLGAEVLPVTDVAAMEDCAALVLPGVGAFDPAMQRLRDSGLDQGVLASCAAGRPLLGICLGLQLLFEASEEGQETGLGLLAGRVRALPKVPHHPIPHMGWAPLLPATPSPLLPADHREDWVYFVHSYAADPRDPAIVTAWVDWGGVPVTAAVWQGTIAACQFHPEKSGPVGEALLHRWLGWLAQRETLLKP; translated from the coding sequence ATGGGACGCATCGGCCTGATCGACTACGGCATGGGCAACCTGCACTCGGTGCAGCGGGCCTTCGAGCGGCTCGGTGCCGAGGTGCTTCCGGTCACGGACGTCGCCGCGATGGAGGACTGCGCGGCGCTGGTGCTGCCGGGGGTCGGGGCTTTTGACCCGGCGATGCAGCGGCTGCGGGACAGTGGCCTGGATCAGGGTGTGCTCGCCTCCTGCGCCGCCGGCCGGCCGCTGCTCGGCATCTGCCTGGGGCTGCAGCTTCTGTTCGAGGCCAGTGAGGAGGGGCAGGAGACCGGACTGGGATTGCTGGCCGGCCGTGTGCGGGCGCTGCCGAAGGTGCCGCACCACCCGATTCCCCACATGGGCTGGGCGCCGCTGCTGCCCGCCACTCCCTCGCCCCTGCTGCCGGCGGATCACCGGGAGGACTGGGTCTACTTCGTGCATTCCTATGCCGCCGATCCCCGGGATCCCGCGATCGTCACCGCCTGGGTGGACTGGGGTGGCGTGCCGGTGACGGCGGCGGTGTGGCAGGGAACCATTGCCGCCTGTCAGTTTCATCCCGAGAAATCGGGGCCGGTGGGGGAGGCGCTGCTGCACCGCTGGCTCGGATGGCTGGCGCAGCGCGAGACGCTTCTCAAGCCGTGA
- a CDS encoding LOG family protein, translating into MAREERELDAWRLVSGALADLSEALQVFRPVRASRKISIFGSARTGRDEPCYGLASRAAELAVEAGFEVMTGAGGGVMEAANSGAGCSHSFGLNIDLPYEQHTNPYLSDCEGRLLFFRYFFTRKLFFLRESDALLVLPGGFGTFDELFECLTLIQTGRTPPIPLVLLAPPGDPYWEQWRQSVSAQLVERALISPEDMALMIEATSAEEAVDRIRRFYRVFHTARLDEQPMELLLHAPIPEEILSELNSDFADMLSEGAIHSGESVDDNGLLYPCLQLRLDRRKVGRLYQFIDHLNGLDLPSIAAFDRSCDRQACPVSGA; encoded by the coding sequence GTGGCCCGCGAGGAGCGCGAGCTGGATGCCTGGCGTCTGGTCAGTGGTGCGCTCGCGGATCTGAGCGAGGCCCTGCAGGTGTTCCGTCCCGTGCGCGCGTCCCGCAAGATCAGCATCTTCGGGTCGGCGCGCACCGGTCGGGATGAGCCCTGTTACGGACTCGCTTCCAGAGCTGCCGAGCTGGCGGTGGAAGCCGGTTTCGAGGTGATGACGGGAGCGGGTGGTGGGGTGATGGAGGCCGCCAACAGCGGCGCCGGTTGCAGCCACAGCTTTGGCCTCAACATCGATCTGCCCTACGAACAGCACACCAATCCCTATCTGAGTGACTGCGAGGGGCGGCTGCTGTTCTTCCGCTACTTCTTCACCCGCAAGCTGTTCTTTCTCCGGGAGAGCGACGCGCTTCTCGTGTTGCCCGGCGGCTTCGGCACCTTCGATGAGCTGTTCGAGTGCCTCACCCTGATTCAGACGGGTCGGACGCCGCCGATCCCGCTCGTGCTGCTCGCGCCACCCGGTGATCCCTACTGGGAGCAGTGGCGTCAGAGCGTGAGTGCGCAGCTGGTGGAGCGCGCCCTGATTTCACCGGAGGATATGGCGCTGATGATCGAGGCCACCAGCGCCGAGGAGGCGGTGGATCGGATCCGCCGCTTCTATCGCGTCTTCCACACGGCCCGGCTGGACGAGCAGCCGATGGAGCTGCTCCTGCATGCCCCGATTCCGGAGGAGATCCTCAGCGAGCTCAACTCCGACTTCGCTGACATGCTCAGCGAAGGGGCGATCCACAGCGGTGAGAGCGTGGACGACAACGGGCTGCTCTATCCCTGCCTGCAACTGCGCCTGGATCGCCGCAAGGTGGGCCGCCTTTACCAGTTCATCGATCACCTCAACGGTCTGGACCTGCCCTCCATCGCCGCCTTCGACCGCTCCTGTGACCGGCAGGCCTGCCCTGTCTCCGGAGCCTGA
- the trxA gene encoding thioredoxin — protein MSSAAAVTDASFDQDVLKSDVPVLVDFWAPWCGPCRMVAPIVDEIAKDFEGRIKVFKLNTDENPNVASQYGIRSIPTLMLFKDGQKVDTVVGAVPKTTLSGTIAKYL, from the coding sequence ATGTCCAGCGCCGCCGCTGTCACCGACGCCTCCTTCGACCAGGACGTGCTCAAGAGCGACGTGCCCGTGCTGGTCGATTTCTGGGCACCCTGGTGCGGCCCCTGCCGCATGGTGGCCCCGATCGTCGATGAGATCGCCAAGGACTTCGAGGGCCGCATCAAGGTGTTCAAGCTGAACACCGATGAGAATCCCAACGTCGCCAGCCAGTACGGCATCCGAAGCATCCCCACACTGATGCTGTTCAAGGACGGTCAGAAGGTCGACACCGTTGTCGGTGCCGTTCCCAAGACCACCCTCTCCGGCACGATCGCCAAGTACCTCTGA
- a CDS encoding GuaB3 family IMP dehydrogenase-related protein, with protein sequence MNLQLGRSRTVRRAYGIDEIALVPGGRTVDPSVTDSSWTLGGVQREIPIIASAMDGVVDVGMCAELTRLGALGVLNLEGVQCRYDDPNPVLDRIASVGKEEFVPLMQELYSQPVREDLIRRRIAEIKERGGIAAVSATPVAALKFGKAISEAGADLFFVQATVVSTEHIGPEGQESLDLEALCRDFGVPVIIGNCVTYDVALKLMRAGAAGVMVGIGPGAACTSRGVLGIGIPQATSVADCASARDDYQKESGRYVPVIADGGIVTGGDICKCLACGADAVMIGSPIARAAEAPGRGFHWGMATPSPVLPRGTRIKVGTTGSLEKILRGPASLDDGTQNLLGCIRTSMGTLGARTLKEMQQVEVVVAPSLLTEGKVYQKAQQLGMGK encoded by the coding sequence GTGAATCTTCAGCTGGGTCGATCCCGAACCGTCCGCCGGGCCTACGGCATCGATGAGATCGCTCTGGTGCCGGGCGGTCGCACCGTGGATCCCTCGGTCACCGACAGCAGCTGGACCCTCGGTGGTGTGCAGCGCGAGATTCCGATCATCGCCAGCGCCATGGATGGCGTCGTCGATGTGGGCATGTGTGCGGAGCTCACCAGGCTCGGAGCGCTCGGCGTGCTGAACCTTGAGGGTGTTCAGTGCCGCTACGACGATCCCAACCCCGTGCTCGACCGCATCGCCTCGGTCGGTAAGGAGGAGTTCGTGCCGCTGATGCAGGAGCTCTACAGCCAGCCCGTGCGCGAGGACCTGATCCGCCGGCGCATCGCCGAGATCAAGGAGCGAGGCGGCATCGCGGCCGTGAGCGCCACGCCGGTGGCCGCCCTGAAGTTCGGCAAGGCGATCTCCGAGGCCGGCGCCGATCTGTTCTTCGTCCAGGCCACGGTGGTGAGCACCGAGCACATCGGTCCCGAAGGCCAGGAGAGCCTGGATCTCGAAGCCCTCTGTCGCGATTTCGGCGTGCCGGTGATCATCGGCAACTGCGTCACCTACGACGTGGCCCTGAAGCTGATGCGCGCCGGCGCTGCCGGCGTGATGGTGGGTATCGGCCCCGGTGCCGCCTGCACCAGCCGCGGCGTGCTCGGCATCGGCATCCCCCAGGCCACCTCGGTGGCCGATTGCGCGTCCGCCCGCGACGACTATCAGAAGGAGAGTGGCCGGTACGTGCCCGTGATCGCCGATGGCGGCATCGTCACCGGTGGTGACATCTGCAAGTGCCTGGCCTGTGGCGCCGACGCCGTGATGATCGGATCTCCGATCGCCCGCGCCGCCGAAGCCCCCGGCCGCGGCTTCCACTGGGGCATGGCCACCCCCAGCCCGGTCCTGCCCCGCGGCACGCGCATCAAGGTGGGCACCACCGGCAGTCTCGAGAAGATCCTGCGCGGTCCCGCCTCCCTCGACGACGGCACCCAGAACCTGCTGGGCTGCATCCGCACCTCGATGGGCACCCTGGGCGCCCGCACTCTCAAGGAGATGCAGCAGGTCGAAGTGGTGGTGGCTCCCTCCCTGCTCACCGAGGGCAAGGTGTATCAGAAGGCCCAGCAGCTGGGCATGGGCAAATAG
- a CDS encoding CAAD domain-containing protein, translated as MAETPFSPESGATSGGTAPEDGNLGSPVQPPAGFNPEPVPAPPEASETPAPVEAVSGDPLPSAPEPVAAPEAPAAPPEPVAAAPAFSAAPAQTVPSGVADAAEPTPAPQPEQPAGVAATITVPPLEDPGTGGGGEWELLVERFNTWWNSGELNRQWQRIRGPLKGVAIVLAVLVALQVYATVVRTIDGIPLVSGLLELTGLIVVLQFGATRLLRSSDRQEVIAQLQKRWLDFRGRN; from the coding sequence ATGGCCGAGACCCCCTTCTCCCCCGAATCCGGAGCCACCAGCGGCGGCACGGCTCCCGAGGACGGGAACCTGGGGAGTCCCGTTCAGCCTCCCGCCGGCTTCAACCCGGAGCCCGTGCCGGCCCCCCCGGAGGCGAGCGAGACGCCCGCCCCCGTTGAGGCCGTCTCCGGGGATCCGCTGCCCTCCGCTCCCGAACCGGTTGCGGCTCCGGAGGCCCCAGCCGCTCCACCGGAGCCTGTCGCGGCCGCGCCAGCCTTCAGCGCCGCTCCCGCGCAGACCGTGCCCTCGGGGGTTGCGGATGCTGCGGAGCCGACCCCGGCGCCGCAGCCCGAGCAGCCCGCCGGGGTGGCGGCCACGATCACCGTTCCGCCCCTGGAGGATCCCGGCACCGGAGGCGGTGGCGAGTGGGAGCTGCTGGTCGAGCGGTTCAACACCTGGTGGAACTCCGGCGAGCTGAATCGACAGTGGCAGCGGATCCGTGGCCCTCTCAAGGGTGTCGCGATCGTGCTGGCCGTGCTTGTGGCTCTGCAGGTGTATGCCACGGTCGTTCGCACCATCGACGGCATCCCGCTGGTCTCCGGCCTGCTGGAGCTCACCGGTCTGATCGTCGTTCTGCAGTTCGGCGCCACCCGCCTGCTGCGCAGCAGCGACCGCCAGGAGGTGATCGCCCAGCTTCAGAAGCGCTGGCTCGATTTCCGCGGTCGCAACTGA